The Populus alba chromosome 6, ASM523922v2, whole genome shotgun sequence genome contains a region encoding:
- the LOC118030807 gene encoding homeobox protein ATH1, translated as MENGLFGVPIDMAGRNSVATDRSSQRTPNSLVQFDSFNLNNHCQTVVGFTMLPTLQGEPINDLHANIHLANRSSVMNSEALVTSLGRNVVGDTLPGCSRSISNTPFDEQFGGGTTISSSSLATLLATRSGLQENPNSLAISGPSSYPLDEFRSFVSNDCTNALSSSFASSLNYGCGEVFGNMNSKEDFDRFPAPVELGGRTSVRAGFQPYSSIGSLQLNSWVEPHGVNVSAGDPFASGKPTNELSLSLSTSQPSVIDRSIPDQCLEISCNHLTHHCLKETRSCSEQTSCSKELSLSCNSYKAGQFSQVLVGSRYLHVIQEILAKIASYSLENVDQISSSTVWFKTGASTPFSSRYPTEGGMVSMGSDESPGVNGRFEVQMDPALQKRALEAKRTQLLTLLQVVDERYSQCLDEIHTVISAFHAATELDPQIHTRFALQTISFLCKRLRDRISNQILAMGAQLDSGDTIEIEGSFESSYLQKQWTLQQLKKKDHPLWRPQRGLPERSVSVLRAWMFQNFLHPYPKDAEKHLLAVKSGLTRSQVSNWFINARVRLWKPLIEEMYAEMNRRKVHQIEEGTYRGQISISNPRFNVN; from the exons ATGGAGAATGGTTTGTTTGGAGTTCCAATAGATATGGCAGGAAGGAATTCTGTTGCTACAGATCGATCATCACAGAGAACCCCGAACTCACTAGTCCAGTTTGATTCATTCAACCTTAACAACCATTGTCAGACAGTGGTTGGGTTTACCATGCTTCCGACATTGCAAGGAGAACCTATCAATGATCTCCATGCAAACATTCACTTGGCCAATCGATCTTCAGTTATGAACTCAGAGGCATTAGTTACATCTCTTGGAAGGAATGTAGTGGGAGATACTTTACCTGGCTGTTCACGTTCTATTAGTAACACTCCGTTTGATGAGCAATTTGGGGGTGGAACAACAATTTCTAGTTCTTCACTTGCTACTCTTTTAGCCACAAGAAGTGGTCTTCAAGAAAATCCGAACAGCTTGGCAATTTCTGGACCATCAAGCTACCCTTTGGACGAGTTCAGGTCTTTTGTTTCAAATGACTGCACCAATGCTTTGAGCTCTTCATTTGCGTCATCTTTGAATTATGGATGTGGTGAAGTATTTGGTAACATGAATAGTAAGGAGGATTTTGACAGGTTTCCTGCTCCTGTAGAGCTTGGTGGACGAACATCTGTAAGAGCAGGATTTCAACCATATTCGTCCATTGGAAGCCTGCAGCTGAATAGCTGGGTAGAGCCACATGGTGTGAATGTGAGTGCAGGTGACCCTTTTGCATCTGGTAAACCTACTAACGAGCTCTCTTTAAGTCTTTCCACATCCCAGCCTTCTGTCATAGATAGAAGTATCCCAGATCAATGCTTGGAGATAAGTTGTAATCATTTAACACACCATTGCTTGAAAGAAACGAGGTCATGCTCTGAACAAACTTCTTGTAGTAAGGAGCTTTCTTTGAGTTGCAATTCTTATAAAGCTGGTCAATTCTCACAAGTATTAGTAGGATCCAGATATCTTCATGTAATACAGGAAATACTTGCTAAAATTGCAAGCTATTCACTAGAGAATGTGGACCAGATAAGCTCTTCTACTGTTTGGTTCAAGACTGGAGCAAGTACACCGTTCTCTTCAAGATACCCTACTGAAGGAGGTATGGTGTCGATGGGTTCTGATGAATCTCCTGGTGTGAATGGTAGATTTGAAGTTCAAATGGATCCAGCACTTCAGAAACGGGCACTAGAAGCAAAGAGAACACAATTGCTAACCCTACTACAAGTG GTTGATGAACGATATAGCCAATGCTTGGATGAAATACACACAGTTATATCAGCATTCCATGCTGCAACTGAGTTGGACCCACAGATTCACACTCGTTTTGCTCTCCAAACAATTTCTTTCTTGTGCAAACGCCTTAGGGATAGGATTAGCAACCAAATCCTAGCAATGGGAGCTCAGTTAGATAGTGGAGACACCATAGAGATAGAAGGATCTTTTGAAAGTTCGTACTTACAGAAGCAATGGACTCTACAGCAGctgaagaaaaaagatcatCCGCTGTGGAGACCCCAGAGAGGATTGCCAGAACGATCTGTCTCAGTTCTGCGTGCATGGATGTTTCAGAACTTTCTTCACCC GTACCCTAAAGATGCAGAAAAGCATTTGCTAGCAGTAAAAAGTGGACTAACAAGAAGCCAG GTGTCCAATTGGTTTATAAATGCTCGTGTTCGTCTATGGAAACCGCTGATAGAGGAAATGTATGCTGAGATGAACAGAAGAAAGGTGCACCAAATCGAGGAGGGAACCTACAGAGGCCAGATTAGCATCAGCAATCCAAGATTTAATGTGAATTAG